The genomic stretch TGTGACCACGGGCTCGCTGAAGTGAACGATGCGCTCGAAGGGTTCCATATCCTTGTCATTGGAAATCGTGGAACCTGAAATGGCGTCCTTGAGTCCCGTGACAGCGACGATGTTACCGGCGACAAGCTCCTCGACGGTCACTCTGTCCGCTCCTACGGAAAGTGATACGGTCTGCACGCGGTTTGTGTTGGGCATGCCGACGACCTGCATCTCCTGGCCTTTCTTGATGGTTCCTGAGAAAAGACGGCCGACAGCCACCTCACCTGCGTGGGGATCCATGATAATTTTGGTTACCATATATGCTACTGGACCATCGGGATTGCAGTTGTACATCGAACTGCCGATCTTTGATTCGAGGTCGCCCTTCCATATGGTAGGGATACGGATCTTCTGAGCAGAAATGGGATCTTCGATGTGCTTGATGACCATTTCCAGAACGACTTCGTGAAGGGGAGATTTCTTGGCAAGAGCCTTTTGATTCTCGTTCTTGCAGTAGTCGTAGACATCGTTGAAGCTGATCCCGCTCCTCTTCATATAGGGAACACTGATGGCCCAGTTGTGGTACGCTGAGCCGAACGCGACCTTCCCTTCCTCAACATTCAGAGCCCACTCCTTCTTGAGTTCGGGCGGCAATAGGTTCTGGATGCGCTTGTTGACATCCGTGATGATCTTGACGAACTGTTCCTGCATCTGCTGAGGTGTGACCTTCAGCTCGTTGATGAGGCGGTCCACCTTGTTGATGAAAAGGATTGGCTTGACCCTCTCCTTGATCGCCTGCCTTATGACTGTCTCGGTCTGGGGCATGACGCCCTCGACTGCGCAGACCAGGATGATGACACCATCCAGGGCCCTCATTGCCCTGGTAACGTCCCCACCGAAGTCCACGTGGCCGGGGGTATCGATGAGATTGATGAGATATTCCTTACCGCCGAAATCATGCACCATTGATGCGTTCGCGGCGTTGATCGTGATTCCTCGGGCCTGCTCCTGCTCGTCGTAATCAAGAAGCAGCTGCTTGCCCGCGAGTTCCTCGGACATCATTCCCGCGCCAGCGATCAAATTGTCGCTGAGAGTTGTCTTTCCGTGGTCTATGTGGGCCGCGGTCCCGATGTTCCTGATGAATTCTGGCTTATGCATCAGTGCTTGAGCCTTACGAATATTGTCTTCCTTTCGTCCCATAAAAACACCGTCTCAATCAGCGTGCAGAGCCAGATACCCTTTCGATCTCTTCTTTCTTGGAGACGGAGAAACTGTTCATGTCACCGCGGGAAGCGAGAATGATCTCCTCTGCGAGACAGGTGGCGATTGTCTTCTTGTTTTTATATGTGGATTTAACCGCTCCCCTGCATATATTCCTCAGAGCTATGTCAAGCCTGCGGGATGGGGCGATGTCCACCGCCTTGGGGACGGATATGCCACCGAACTGAAGCCTGGTGACCTCTTCCCTGGGAGCAGCGTTCTCCAATGCCTCCACAAGAGCCTGAACGGGATTCTTCTTAGCCCTCTGTTGTATGATCTCAAAGGAATCCTTCACAACCTGATAGGACTTGCCTTTCTTACCGGTGTAATCTCCGGTTCGCATCATGTTGTTGATGAGCCTCTCCACGATGCTCATCTTGGACTTTCCGAACCACTTGTTTGCGTGCTTCCCTCCGGAAACGGGAATGGAAGTCGGCCTGAGGTCGATGTACTTTGCCAGTCCACCGTCCTTGATTACGACCTCATTGAGATCGTACTTGTCAAAGAGCAAGACATTGGAGAAGGAGGACTCCTCCACCACTTGCTCCACCTGTGCAGTACCTTCCTCGGTCATCATCATCACCTCACAGGCTTCTCCTTCCGTCCTCTTACCATCTCATTAAGGGAAACGTTGTTTACCTGTATCACCTTGTATCTGACCCCTGGGATATCACCGTA from Methanomassiliicoccales archaeon encodes the following:
- a CDS encoding elongation factor EF-2; this encodes MGRKEDNIRKAQALMHKPEFIRNIGTAAHIDHGKTTLSDNLIAGAGMMSEELAGKQLLLDYDEQEQARGITINAANASMVHDFGGKEYLINLIDTPGHVDFGGDVTRAMRALDGVIILVCAVEGVMPQTETVIRQAIKERVKPILFINKVDRLINELKVTPQQMQEQFVKIITDVNKRIQNLLPPELKKEWALNVEEGKVAFGSAYHNWAISVPYMKRSGISFNDVYDYCKNENQKALAKKSPLHEVVLEMVIKHIEDPISAQKIRIPTIWKGDLESKIGSSMYNCNPDGPVAYMVTKIIMDPHAGEVAVGRLFSGTIKKGQEMQVVGMPNTNRVQTVSLSVGADRVTVEELVAGNIVAVTGLKDAISGSTISNDKDMEPFERIVHFSEPVVTVSIEAKHMKDLPKLVEVLRSVAKADPSIVVEINQETGEHLMSGMGELHLEITNYRIVHEHGIDIKASPPIVVYREAVKKKAGPFEGKSPNKHNRFYIEVEPLEPAIVKAIKEGDISVEGKIKDPKGLARQLQDLGMSKDEAKSIVSFKDTNVFLDVTKGIQYLHETIELCKQAFEEAMTLGPLAQEKVMGVKVRLVDAKLHEDTIHRGPAQVIPAVRSAIYGAMCEASRTLMEPIQKVFINVPQDQMGDATRELQSRRSTIEDMTQEGDHAVIVAKAPVAEMFGFASAIRSATQGRALWSTENSGFVYLPNELQEKVVAEIRTRKGLKPEPYDAAYYSA
- a CDS encoding 30S ribosomal protein S7, coding for MMTEEGTAQVEQVVEESSFSNVLLFDKYDLNEVVIKDGGLAKYIDLRPTSIPVSGGKHANKWFGKSKMSIVERLINNMMRTGDYTGKKGKSYQVVKDSFEIIQQRAKKNPVQALVEALENAAPREEVTRLQFGGISVPKAVDIAPSRRLDIALRNICRGAVKSTYKNKKTIATCLAEEIILASRGDMNSFSVSKKEEIERVSGSAR